CCCTGCGCTTGCTGAAACCAGGGTTGGGACACGACACCGGCGGGCCCGGAAGGGAGATGGCCGGAAGGGAAGTGAATCGCATCGGGCTGGAGCCCCGTGACCGACAGTAGCTGTCCGTCATGATCGTAAATCCCGGCACCCAGTACCTTTTCATCCTGCCCGAGATTGGTGGTCAGCATGCGCAGGTTCAAGCTGTTTTCAGACAGGATGGGTTCGCTGGCCAGCTTCGCCAGTTGCAACGCCATGGTGTTGCCGAAATCGTGTAGCTGGGTGCGTAGCAGGCGATTCTGGTTGTCGGCGATAAACAGGCCCAGACTTGTCATGCCGAGCACGAGCAACAGCGTCATCACCAGCGCGAGCTTGAACGCAATCGGCACGCGGCGAGGGCGCAGTCCCGTAAGGCGCACTTGTAGACCGCCAGCGATGCGCCGCAAGGTGGCTCTGGTCTTAGTGTTCAACGGGTGTGCTCTCCATGAATCGGTGGTCAGCTACATTCAGTTTCAGGGGGCGACACTATACCAGCTCTCGGTCGCTGGTATGACAGGCTAAGCCGGTCGGCGGTTATTTTTTCGCCACACCCGGCTTTCCTTTTAGGCGTTTAGGCGTTCGCTCCACGCCACTTGAAACAGGTGAAAAGCCTGCGCCCGGCTGGTAGCATCCCCCGCCGTTGTGGCGGCGCCCGTGACTATCCATATATGGTCCAGATACGGTCCAGTTGTGGTGTCGCGCGGTCAATGACTCTACGGTATCGGCCGTTTGCCGATCTTTACCCTGAGTTGCTGTGGGTTCGGCGCAAAAGGCGGTGTCTTGCCGGGGGAATACTTTACTAAGTTGTTGATAATGAGTATCGTTTGCCCTGTTTTTCAGGAACCGAAGAGAATATCTATGCAACCTTCATCTCGTGTACGGAAACATCGTCATCTCGGGCTGGTACTGGGGCTGTGTGCGCTGCTCGGTGCCGCTCAGGTGTCCGCCAACGGCGCCATCGGCGACCACGTAAATGACCTGAAAGGGCACCTGAACCAGTATTCGGAAGAGGTGCGCTGGCTGATTGGCAAGTACGACGGTGTTGTGGACACCTACGAAGCCAAGGGCAAGAAAGCCACAAATACCCAGCAGCTGCTGGAATTCTGGGAAGAGGTGGACTTCCACTCGGCCATCGAAACCAATTATGTCCCGGTGTACGCCAATATCTGGCAGGGCATCTATGGCATCAAGCAGGCGATCGAAGCGGGCAAGCCGGTAGCGGAAGTACGCGCCGAGCAGGAAAAACTGAACAGTGCATTCTGGCAGGGCCTGGGTGCGGTGAAACTCGCAGCACAGTTTCAGGAAAAGGGCTTGCTGGCGAAAGTGCAGACCACCGAAGCCGAGCCCACGACTGCGCCGGAGACCCTGGACGACATCAAACATCGTCTCGATCGGGTTGTCGCGAAATATGCAGAACAATTGCCGGAAGCCGCCACCTCCCTCGTGCACGATACCTACCTGAACCGCTTTGAAGGTGTGGAAGGTGCGCTGATTGAGCAGGACGCGGCACTGGTTGAAGACCTGGAAAAAGATTTCAACGTGACGTTGCCGCAGGCGCTGGACGGCAAGACCAGCGTGGACGATGTGCGCAAGGTGGTTGAATCCATGCAGGTCAAACTGGATAAAGCCAAATCGCTTCTGCTGGAAGCCGAGAAAAAACGCAAGGACGTCTTCTAAGTCCGTTCGAGAGCGTCACAGTAAGGACTATCAGTGCAGCGCAGAGCTTTTTTACACAACCTGGCGGCAGTTGGTGCAATCAGCTGTCTGCCAATGTCCATCCAGCGCAGCTTCGCGGCGCAAGCCGTGGCTGTTTCTGTTGAACAGTTGCCGAAGCTGGAAGGGGAGATCACCCTCTACCTCGGAAGGGGAGAGGGTGGCCTGTATGAAAATGTGCTTGAGGCCATTCGCAAGCGCAACCCGAAGCTGAATCTGAAGATTCGTCGCGGCGCAACGGCGGCGCTGGCAAACAGCATTGTGGCGGAGTCAAAGGCCGGGGTGAAACGCGCAGATGTGTTCTGGGCGGTGGATTCCGGCGCTATTGGCCTCATTAGTGACGCGGGGCTGGCGCGCCCGTTGCCGGCCGATCTGATCGCTCAGCTGAGGCCCGGCTTCCAATACCCGCAGTGGGCACCGGTTACCGGCCGGGTGCGAACCCTGCCATACAACACCGACCGCCTGACCGCGGAGCAAATCCCGGACAGTGTCATGGCGCTGGCCGACAGTGACCTGTCCATTGGCTGGGCCCCCGCGTACGCTTCTTTTCAGTCGTTCGTTACCGCGATGCGCTTGCTGGAGGGTGACAAAGTCACCGCGGACTGGCTGCGTGCGATCAAGGCGCGGGCAACCACCTATGCGGGCGAGCTTGGTGTGGTGATGGCGGTAGAGCGCGGTGAGGTGGATCTCGGGTTTGCCAATCATTACTACACCCTGCGTTTGAAAAACGGCAAGCCCGATGCCAAGGTGGCGCTCGGCTTTACCAAGAACGATGCCGGCTGCCTGGTGAATGCGGGCGGGATTCTGGCGCTGTCCGATGGTGACTTGCCGATCAACTTTATTCGCTACCTGCTCACCGAAGAAGTTCAGTCTTACCTGGCGAGCGAGGCTTACGAAATTCCCCTGGTGGAAGGCGCCAAGCCGCCGCAGGGCCTGCCGCCGCTGGATACCATATCCCCGCCGAAAATTGACCTTACGCAGTTGGCCGATCTGCGCCCCACGCTGAATCTGATGCGTCGTGTCGGGGTGCTATGAGCCTGACTCTCGGAAGGCGGTGGCCGGCGTCCTATCCGCTGGCGCTGGTGATTGCGTTGCTGGCCATTGTGCCGGTTGGCGTGTTGGTGGGGCTGGCGTCTGACAGCGCGGAGCTGTTTGACGCACATAATCTTCGGGTCCTCTCGAATACCCTGCTGCTGATGGTGTTCACGGTGCTGGGTTCTGTCGCAATCGGGGTGCCGCTGGCATTGATCACGGCCTACGCGCAATTGCCCTGGCGCCGGCTGTGGCTGATTCTGCTGGCGGCCCCTTTGGCCATTCCAAGCTATATCGGGGCGTTCACCCTGTATGCGGCGTTTGGTCGCGGCGGCGAAATCCAGCAGTTGCTGGGGTGGCCAATGCCGGCGGTGAATGGCCTCCCTGGCGCCACCCTGGTCATGACGCTGTATTCCTACCCGTTTGTAATGCTCACCACGCGCGCCTCGCTGCTGAGCCTTGATGCAAGCCTGGTGAATGCTGCACGCACGCTGGGCATGAGCATTGCCGCCAGCCTGTGGCGTGTGGTGCTGCCACGGGTTGCTACGGGCATCGCTGCCGGCGCGTTGCTGGTAGCGCTGTATACGCTATCCGATTTTGGCACACCGGCCATCATGCGCGTGGATACCTTCACGCGGGTGATTTTCGTCGAATACAACGCATTTGGCCTTAGCCAGGCGGCCATGCTGTCGCTGCAGCTGCTGGTCATTGTCGGGCTGGTGTTGTTTCTCGAATCCCGCGTGCGCGGTAACAAGGAGCGGCCCGGCCGGCACCTCACCCTGTGGCCCTCGCGTGGGCAGAAACTGTTGATGGCTCTGGTATTTGCACCGGTGTTGGTGCTGGCTATTGTGTTGCCGCTGCTGGTGTTTGGTGTCTGGCTGTGGCGCGAAGGTACCGCTGGCTTCGATGCGAGTTATGCATGGAATTCGGCCCACGCCTCGTTTCTTGCGGCGCTGGTGGCCGTGGTGCTGGCGATTCCGGTTGCGCATGCCGCCATCGCCGGTCGTGCCGGACGTTTTATGGAGCGGCTGACTTATTTCGGTTTTGGCGTCCCGGGTATCGTTATGGGTACTGCACTGGTGTATGTCGGGCTGCAGCTGCCGTTTCTTTACCAGACTCTGGGGCTGCTGGTTCTGGCATACGTCCTGCGCTTCCTCCCTCTGGCGGTGGGATCTGTGCGCTCCACGGCGGAAGGTCTGGACCCGAGCCTGGTTAAGGCCGCACGCTTGCTGGGTGCGAGCCCGCGCGAGGCTTTTCAGAGAATTACCCTGCCACTGACAATCCGCGGCATGGTGGCGGGTGCCGCGCTGGTCTTCCTGGAGGCCATGCGTGAATTGCCCGCGACCCTGATGCTGGGGCCTACCGGCTTTGAGACGCTGGCTACGTACTTGTGGCGAATGTACGAGGCAGGTTATTTTGGCCGCGCGGCCATTCCGGGCCTGCTGCTGGTGTTGATGTCTGCGTTGGGACTGGCGCTCATGCTGTCCGGTGAGCGCCGCGCCGAATTCGATGTTACTGGGAAATAAACGCAGCCATGCTGAAAGTACGTAACCTGTCTGTGCATTACGGTTCTACCCGGGTGGTGAACAACCTGAACCTGGCGCTCGGGGACGATGAAGTCCTCATGCTGGTGGGGCCCACAGGCTGCGGAAAAACCACGATATTACAGGCTCTGGCGGGCCTGATTCCGATCTCGGAGGGCGAAATTCAGCTGGGCTCCTGGCACGCCACGCCGAAGAAGTCGGTGCCGCCAGAGAAGCGTAATGTGGGCATGGTGTTTCAGGATTTCGCCCTGTTTCCCCACCTCACCGTGCAGCAGAATGTGTGTTTCCGTCTGTCTGATACGGCGTTGGCGGACCACTGGCTGAACCTGCTGGGGCTGGATGCATTCCGTCACACCAAACCGGCGAATCTTTCTGGCGGCCAGAAGCAACGTGTCGCGCTGGCACGCACGTTGGCGCACGAGCCCGCGTTTGTTTTGCTGGATGAACCGCTGTCGAACCTCGACGCGGCGCTGAAAGACAGCTTGCGCTGGGAGATTCGCGAAGCGTTGAAAAAAGCGGGTATTCCTGCGATCTGGGTAACACACGATCAGGAAGAAGCGTTGTCGATCGGCGACCGGGTGGGAATCCTCAAGGGGGGCGAGCTGGAGCAGGTCGATTCGCCCGAGCGCTGTTTCTCCGAACCCGCCAGCCGCTTTGTGGCGCGCTTCCTCGGTGAAGCGAGCTTCTTGCCGGGGCAGCTCCGGCAGGCATCGGTGGAGACCGAACTCGGCCACGCACCGGGGATTCCCATCAATGGGGCCGGTGGTGCGGTGGATTTGCTGGTGCGTCCGGATGATCTTTCTCTGGTGCCTTCAGTCCAGGGTAACGGTGTGGTCGACTGGGTGCGCTACGAAGGGTGTTCGCGCCTGTTTGCGGTGACCGTCGACGGTGGTGCCCAGCTCCGCGTACGCACCAGTCACGAGGTCCAGGCTGAACCTGGCGAGCGCGTACAGCTCGCCATTGTTACCACCCATCCCCTGGCTGCATTTGCGCGGTCCTGACTCGACAGCCGCTGTGCCGTTCCCCCTCAGTGTGCCGCGGGCGTTTGTGCAGCTCGCTAGCGGCACGCTTGGTCTGCCAGGATAAGGCTGCGGCCTGTCCAATTTTCCTGCCTGGCGTCTGGCGGGATTTCCTCCAAACTTTCCTGAACATCTATTGCACCAATGTCGGGCGGATAGGCTCTGTTGGCGGCTGAAACCTGCTCGCCGCCGTGGCGAGTCGTTTTTTTCCTCGGCCGCAGGGCGATGCGCGGGGGATTGGTGTAGCCCCCAGGGGCTAGTGAAAAAACCTTTCCACAGAGTGTGGTGAATATTTCATTGCCTCGAGTTACGTGTGTAATTTGTCAATACCGTTTTGAAAGTTTTTATAAGCTATTGATTTATATGGATAAAATATATTTGGTTAATTTTTCTTCACAGAGTGGGCATTACGCAGCAATGCGGGCTGGCGGGGTTTTCCCGATAGTTGCTCACAGACATATCCACAGTTTCTGTGGATTGTGAATAAAAAAAGCCGGCGGCTGCCGGCTTTTGTGCTACCCGGTGCGGCGGCATCGGGTCTTGGGGGCTCCTCGCGACGTCGGGTGGCGCCGAGCTCGTTGTGTTGCTGTCATACCAACTCAGCGGAAGGTGAGTTCCACCCGACGGTTCTGGGCCCGGCCCGACTCGGTGGCGTTGCTGGCCACGGGCTGGGTTTCACCGTAGCCCCGGGCGGTGATGCGGGCAGCATTGACACCGTTTTGCACCAGATAGCGGCGCACGGATTCGGCGCGCTGGCCTGATAACCGCAGGTTGTAGCTGTCATTGCCCTGGCTGTCTGTGTGCCCGGCCACTTCCACCTGGGTATTGGGCTGGTCGCGCAGAGACTGAGCCACTTTGCTCAGTGCGGCTTCTGCCCGCGGTGTCAGCCTGGCTGAGTTGAACTCGAACTGGATGTTTTCCAGGGTGATGGTCTGGTCTGCCACCACACAACCGTACTCATCCACTTCCGCACCGGGCAGGGTATTCGGGCAGCGGTCGTTGCGGTCGAGAACCCCGTCACCATCGCTGTCGAGGTTGATGATCTCAGGCTTGGGCTCTGGGGGAGGCGGCGCCGCAACAGGTGCAGCCACCGGTGGGCAGCTGAGCGGGATACTCAGCCCGAAACCAAACTGCCAGTCATTCATGTCGCCGGCGAAAAAATCGCGCAAGTAGCGCACTTCAGCACGTATTTTCAGTCCGCTTCGGCTGATGGCACCACTGGTGATACCTGCGCCGAGGTTGATAAAGGCATTGGTTTCCTGGTAGCCGTAATCAAACTTGGTGTTGTTGTGAGACACACCCACGCCACCGAGCAGAAAAGGGGAGTAACCGTCACGGCCATTGAAGCTGTAGACCGCATCCATCCCCAGCCCGGTGAGGTCGTTGTCGCCACTGGGATAGAGCTCACCGGAAAACAGGGGTGGCGGGGTGGTGAAACGGTCGTTGGTGCCATCAAGCTGGGTGCCGAACAGGTGGACCTCGGTGAACCAGTTGCCCTGGGTCTGCCAGCCAAATGCGGTGCGCAGACCAGCGGCCTGGCGCTCGGTATTGCGTTCCTCGTCCACACGGGTGAGGAACGGCATGATGTCGATGTACTTGTCTTCCTGGGCGAGCAGCGGTGTGCTGGCTGTCATGGCTGCGACCAACGCAGCCCCCGCGATCGTTTTAGCTGGCACTTGTGTTGAACGCATAGATGGCTTCCTTGGATCTTGTTGTTTTTCGATGAGTCAGAACGCACGATTTTCGGGGATGGCCACGGTCGTCCTCTGCATGGGCGATCGTGTTTGAGTCGTGACCGGACTAATGAATCTGGTTAACACCCGTTACTTATTAGTTGATCCCTGCGACTTTTCCAGTGGTTTACCGCGTCCGGTGAAAATTATTGGCGGGGAATTTTTCGGTGTGGCAGCGATGTGCCCGGAAAAGAACTTCCGGGCGACACAGTTGGTTAGAGAGAGGCCGGTAAGGAGGGGAATGGAAGTGCTGAGTGCGCGGGCTAGTACTGGTGGCGGAAACTGATCAGCGCCGCCGTAATAGCCACATTGAGACTTTCCACACCGTTCTGCATGGGAATGCGCAGCCGGTGTGTGCAGACATTCTCCACCGCAGTGCTGACTCCATGCGTTTCGTTGCCAAGCACAAAAATCGTGGGTTTTTCGTCGCCGATGGTGCGCAGCGTGTCTTTCGCGTGGGATGACAGGGCGCACACCCGGGCGCCTTTGATCGCAAACTTTTCCAGCACGGGTGCCAGTTGGTCGCAGCGCAGAATCCGGGTCTTGAACAGGGTGCCGACGCTGGCCTTGATCACCAGCGGGTCTACCTGGGCGCATCCTTTGCGGGGGAGAATGATCCCATCAATCCCGCCGGCACAGGCAGAGCGGATGATCATCCCCAAATTCTGCGGATTGGTGATGCCGTCCAGCGCCAGCAGCTCAAAAGGTTTTTGCTGCGGTGTCTCCAGGAAGGTTTCCGCGCTGCCGTAGTGGGGCAGTGCCAGATCCAGTGCTACGCCCTGATCCTGTCGCGCGTTTTTGGATATCCGTGACAGGCCCTTGCGATCCCAGTGCGCGATTTCGATGTTACGCGCGCTGGCCAGTTGCTCGATACGGGTAATCAGCTGGTCTTTGCGGTTGCTGTCCGCCAGATGCAGCTTGTGCACTGGCAGGTTGTGGTCTTCCAGTGCTTCCAGGACGGGCTTGCGGCCGTAAATGGTCAGCAGGCTGTCGAAAAAAGCTCGTTTCTTGAGGTATTCAGGAGAATCATTCACGGGTTTGTTCATCGAAAAGTGTGTGTAATTTCTGTGCGGTATCGGCGTTCAGGCCGGCTTTTTGCGCAAGTGGCAGGGCAGCTTTGCCCAGTAGCCGGTAGGCGTCTGCAAGCGTCGGGGGCGTTATCGGCGGCGCCGATTCGGTCAACTGTGACAGGGCGTCCAGTTGGCGGGCAACGGTGCGTATATCGCCCCGTACCAGCGGGCCGGTCAGCGCCTTTTGCGGGCCGAGGGCGATATTGTTCTGGGCCGTTTTTACCACAATCGGCCCCAGCAATTGTCGCGCGGTGTTTTCATCAATGCCGGCGGCGGAAAATGTCCGCAGGCTGAGGTCCAAGAGCACTGTCAGATAATTGCAGGCCATGACCGACCCCGCGTGATACAGCACCTTTTGTTCGGGGGTGAGGGTAATGCAGCTGCATTCCAGATTGGCGAACGCCTCCTCCAGCAGGCTTCGGGCGCTGGCGTCCCCCTCGAGTGCGACGTAACTCCCGGGCAAGTCGTGTAGCGAGCGCGCGGGATCGGCAAAACTGTGCACCGGGTGTGCGCTGGCAATACGCGCGGGTAAACAGTCCGTCAGCACACTGGAAGCCATGGCGCCGCTGCAGTGAAAAACGACCGGGGTGGGCGTGGGGGTGGACGTCGGGGAGGGCGTGTTGGCACCGGCGTGTTGCGGGAGCCGCTGCAGATGCGCGGCGAGCGCCTGGGCAGCTACTTCGATATGGTCGTCGGGTACGGCGATCAGCCAGAAGTCCGCGGGGGCCATAGCGCCAATTTCGGTAGCGGCGGAGCCAGCGCCGATGAACGCCACCGCTTCCCGGGCGCTGGCCAGACTGCGGTTGCATATGCCCCCAACCCGAAAGACCTGGCGCTCGTGCCACAAGCGACCGAGGGTGCGGCCGAGGTTGCCCGCGCCAATGATGTTCAGTGAATGCAACTACTTGCCCGCCAGGCAGTGGACGTAGGCGGCCACCGCGTTGGAAAGCCCCATATT
The nucleotide sequence above comes from Microbulbifer salipaludis. Encoded proteins:
- a CDS encoding extracellular solute-binding protein, producing the protein MQRRAFLHNLAAVGAISCLPMSIQRSFAAQAVAVSVEQLPKLEGEITLYLGRGEGGLYENVLEAIRKRNPKLNLKIRRGATAALANSIVAESKAGVKRADVFWAVDSGAIGLISDAGLARPLPADLIAQLRPGFQYPQWAPVTGRVRTLPYNTDRLTAEQIPDSVMALADSDLSIGWAPAYASFQSFVTAMRLLEGDKVTADWLRAIKARATTYAGELGVVMAVERGEVDLGFANHYYTLRLKNGKPDAKVALGFTKNDAGCLVNAGGILALSDGDLPINFIRYLLTEEVQSYLASEAYEIPLVEGAKPPQGLPPLDTISPPKIDLTQLADLRPTLNLMRRVGVL
- a CDS encoding ABC transporter permease, with protein sequence MSLTLGRRWPASYPLALVIALLAIVPVGVLVGLASDSAELFDAHNLRVLSNTLLLMVFTVLGSVAIGVPLALITAYAQLPWRRLWLILLAAPLAIPSYIGAFTLYAAFGRGGEIQQLLGWPMPAVNGLPGATLVMTLYSYPFVMLTTRASLLSLDASLVNAARTLGMSIAASLWRVVLPRVATGIAAGALLVALYTLSDFGTPAIMRVDTFTRVIFVEYNAFGLSQAAMLSLQLLVIVGLVLFLESRVRGNKERPGRHLTLWPSRGQKLLMALVFAPVLVLAIVLPLLVFGVWLWREGTAGFDASYAWNSAHASFLAALVAVVLAIPVAHAAIAGRAGRFMERLTYFGFGVPGIVMGTALVYVGLQLPFLYQTLGLLVLAYVLRFLPLAVGSVRSTAEGLDPSLVKAARLLGASPREAFQRITLPLTIRGMVAGAALVFLEAMRELPATLMLGPTGFETLATYLWRMYEAGYFGRAAIPGLLLVLMSALGLALMLSGERRAEFDVTGK
- a CDS encoding ABC transporter ATP-binding protein; its protein translation is MLKVRNLSVHYGSTRVVNNLNLALGDDEVLMLVGPTGCGKTTILQALAGLIPISEGEIQLGSWHATPKKSVPPEKRNVGMVFQDFALFPHLTVQQNVCFRLSDTALADHWLNLLGLDAFRHTKPANLSGGQKQRVALARTLAHEPAFVLLDEPLSNLDAALKDSLRWEIREALKKAGIPAIWVTHDQEEALSIGDRVGILKGGELEQVDSPERCFSEPASRFVARFLGEASFLPGQLRQASVETELGHAPGIPINGAGGAVDLLVRPDDLSLVPSVQGNGVVDWVRYEGCSRLFAVTVDGGAQLRVRTSHEVQAEPGERVQLAIVTTHPLAAFARS
- a CDS encoding OmpA family protein, whose protein sequence is MRSTQVPAKTIAGAALVAAMTASTPLLAQEDKYIDIMPFLTRVDEERNTERQAAGLRTAFGWQTQGNWFTEVHLFGTQLDGTNDRFTTPPPLFSGELYPSGDNDLTGLGMDAVYSFNGRDGYSPFLLGGVGVSHNNTKFDYGYQETNAFINLGAGITSGAISRSGLKIRAEVRYLRDFFAGDMNDWQFGFGLSIPLSCPPVAAPVAAPPPPEPKPEIINLDSDGDGVLDRNDRCPNTLPGAEVDEYGCVVADQTITLENIQFEFNSARLTPRAEAALSKVAQSLRDQPNTQVEVAGHTDSQGNDSYNLRLSGQRAESVRRYLVQNGVNAARITARGYGETQPVASNATESGRAQNRRVELTFR
- a CDS encoding TrmH family RNA methyltransferase, which encodes MNDSPEYLKKRAFFDSLLTIYGRKPVLEALEDHNLPVHKLHLADSNRKDQLITRIEQLASARNIEIAHWDRKGLSRISKNARQDQGVALDLALPHYGSAETFLETPQQKPFELLALDGITNPQNLGMIIRSACAGGIDGIILPRKGCAQVDPLVIKASVGTLFKTRILRCDQLAPVLEKFAIKGARVCALSSHAKDTLRTIGDEKPTIFVLGNETHGVSTAVENVCTHRLRIPMQNGVESLNVAITAALISFRHQY
- a CDS encoding Rossmann-like and DUF2520 domain-containing protein, producing MHSLNIIGAGNLGRTLGRLWHERQVFRVGGICNRSLASAREAVAFIGAGSAATEIGAMAPADFWLIAVPDDHIEVAAQALAAHLQRLPQHAGANTPSPTSTPTPTPVVFHCSGAMASSVLTDCLPARIASAHPVHSFADPARSLHDLPGSYVALEGDASARSLLEEAFANLECSCITLTPEQKVLYHAGSVMACNYLTVLLDLSLRTFSAAGIDENTARQLLGPIVVKTAQNNIALGPQKALTGPLVRGDIRTVARQLDALSQLTESAPPITPPTLADAYRLLGKAALPLAQKAGLNADTAQKLHTLFDEQTRE